One Pseudomonas abieticivorans genomic region harbors:
- a CDS encoding MFS transporter codes for MRQIWKSFRGLYFASLMMLIGSGLLSTYLALRLAAEQVDGLWVGALMAANYFGLVLGGKIGHRLIARVGHIRAYTTCAGIVCAAVLGHGLVDYLPAWLFLRMIVGLGMMCQYMVIESWLNEQADAKQRGLVFSGYMIASYLGLVLGQLILVLHPQLGLELLMLVALCFALCLVPVAMTRRIHPAPLHPAPLEPRFFLKRVPQSLSTVLGSGLIVGSFYGLAPLYAAQQGLSTEQIGLFMGCCIFAGLLVQWPLGWLSDRYDRAVLIRSAAMCLAIAALPLAIFPSVPLEVLFAAGFIVSLLQFCLYPLAVAFSNDHVEGERRVSLTAMLLMTYGVGASIGPLAAGVLMKQFGSQSLYAFFSFFALVLVWRIRPKAVTNLHQVDDAPLHHVAMPDSMTSSPLVAALDPRVDEHVVHEQMHTAAPVAPEGEPLADEVDEALEMGDGKTPLGRSEEEQ; via the coding sequence ATGCGCCAAATCTGGAAGTCTTTCCGCGGTCTGTATTTTGCCTCGCTGATGATGTTGATCGGCTCGGGTCTGTTGAGCACCTACCTGGCGTTGCGTCTGGCCGCCGAACAGGTCGATGGCCTGTGGGTGGGTGCGCTGATGGCCGCCAACTATTTCGGCCTGGTGCTGGGCGGCAAGATAGGCCATCGGCTGATTGCCCGCGTGGGGCATATTCGCGCCTACACCACCTGTGCCGGGATTGTCTGTGCGGCGGTGCTGGGCCATGGCCTGGTGGATTATTTGCCGGCCTGGCTGTTCCTGCGGATGATCGTGGGCCTTGGCATGATGTGCCAATACATGGTGATCGAGAGTTGGCTTAACGAGCAGGCCGATGCCAAGCAGCGTGGCCTGGTGTTCAGCGGCTACATGATCGCCTCATACCTGGGCCTGGTGCTGGGCCAGCTGATTCTGGTCTTGCACCCGCAACTGGGCTTGGAATTGCTGATGCTGGTGGCGCTGTGCTTTGCCCTGTGCCTGGTGCCGGTGGCCATGACCCGGCGCATTCACCCTGCGCCTTTGCACCCCGCGCCCCTGGAGCCGCGGTTCTTTCTCAAGCGGGTGCCGCAATCGCTGAGCACGGTGCTGGGGTCGGGCTTGATCGTCGGCTCGTTCTACGGCCTGGCGCCCCTGTATGCCGCGCAGCAAGGCTTGAGCACCGAGCAGATCGGTCTGTTCATGGGGTGCTGCATTTTTGCCGGGCTGTTGGTGCAATGGCCGCTGGGTTGGCTGTCCGACCGCTATGACCGCGCGGTGCTGATCCGTAGCGCCGCCATGTGCCTGGCGATTGCCGCCTTGCCGCTGGCGATTTTCCCAAGCGTGCCGCTGGAGGTGTTGTTCGCTGCCGGCTTTATCGTCTCGCTGCTGCAGTTCTGCCTGTACCCGCTGGCCGTCGCGTTTTCCAACGACCACGTCGAGGGTGAGCGCCGCGTTTCCCTCACGGCCATGTTATTGATGACCTACGGCGTGGGCGCCAGCATCGGGCCTTTGGCGGCCGGTGTGCTGATGAAGCAGTTCGGCAGCCAGTCCCTGTATGCGTTTTTCAGTTTCTTTGCATTGGTGCTGGTGTGGCGCATTCGGCCCAAGGCGGTCACCAACCTGCACCAGGTGGACGACGCGCCGCTGCACCACGTGGCCATGCCCGACAGCATGACCAGTTCGCCATTGGTGGCGGCCCTCGACCCGCGCGTGGACGAGCACGTGGTGCACGAGCAGATGCATACCGCCGCGCCCGTGGCGCCAGAAGGCGAGCCGTTGGCTGACGAGGTGGACGAGGCGCTGGAGATGGGTGACGGCAAGACGCCGTTGGGGCGCAGCGAGGAAGAGCAGTAA